The genomic DNA gttttgaaaacaaaatagtttAATAACTAAAGATTAGTGGGATATACTGAAGTGGGTTCATATTAATAAAAGAGCAGAAGATCAATCAGAAGTCAATACATTATTTCAGATGTAAGTACAACAAACAACTCCAAATTCCAATTCATTTTTATAGGACTTTTTTTACGTACTGTACTTGTAATATTCTTCCTGTTTATAGGATATGTGAAAATGGTGGTAatatatgatttattttatcaaATCACTGTAAACTTCTATGATTATCTTCTCTCATTAgttacaaataaaacattaatcCAGACTAATAACCATGCTGAAAAGACATTTCATTTATACTTTTGAAACTCATTTTTACTCATTGAATcgctgagaaaagaaaaagaaagttgaAAGTCTGACGGTGGCAGAGTTGGTGgcaatttattgtgaacctaactTAGAAACCACACGATCATCAAAACAGCAACAGCTAATGaagcaaaatgtattcatgacaAAAATTACGTTTGCTGTAATATCTGCTCTGTTGCTACTAGAGGGCTGCAGATTTTGTGGGGGGGTATTTCCACCTTTAATCACTGGGACAgcttagatatgaaaggggcgagagagggggaagacaagCAGGAAATtgccacaggtcggatttgaaccctgagCGTCGAAGattaaacctctacatatgggcgcactctaccaactgagctacccgggcACCCAGGATGGCACATTTGTGTAGGTCAACCTGGACGTTAGCATTACCCTGGTTCCCCTTGACAAAAAGCCAATGGGATTTTTCTATTGGATTTTGGATTATTCATTataaataatttattataaaataaactcTGTGGTCAACAAAAGTTCATGATTCTTACAGGTTTTGTTCAGCATGGTAATCTTTTCAAATGAACAGCACTTTTaattaaatactgtaaatataaatacTTTTACTCACGAAAGAGACACGTGTATTAATCTGCATCTGAAAATAGTCCCCTATAAATCCACTATTTCCACCTGTTTGAGTAATGGTTGCTCAATaatgcccagctgttttaggaaataacTAAGTctgaaaaagaaacaatatgTTTGTGACCcatttaaagatgttttttccaccaaaataaaaaaagaatagtaACAAATgcgtttaattttttttccaatgctttatttcacttttttccagCCTTTTACATGTAagtaatacagtacagtagataGTACACAGTACAAAGATAATTTGGGTTTAAAAGTGCATCCTAGTAAAACATTTCTCAGTGTACAAAATATCAGCAACCACCTGCTCTGTGCATGAAGTAAACTATGCAGGCGGGTTGAAGCGAAATCCACGGTCGCTTATTAATTTGAAGAGAtggatgtgaaaaaaaaaaaaaacaaagctattATGAATCTGTTGCTAATATTTGTACACTTGGCCAAGATATTTGTTAAATTGGTTAGCCTACACATTTAAGATTGACTAAAGTAGATATCTAAAAGTTTCCACTGAAAAAGCTTAACAAAATCCAGTTAGTGTGATTGATTATTCTAAAACAAACCATTAAAAtaacatacacaaaacaaaattatatatatatatatatatatatatatgagaaagaaatacatatataaaatgatgTAAAttggtacatttaaaaaataataatttggaaaCATATAAATATGAGAGAAAATATGAGAATCATTGCATTACACCAAATCAGTAGGCATGCATTACATATGTTACGAATAATGTGACCATCACTAACTTTGACAAGAAGCTCTGCCTTCTTAAAAATAACGCTAGAACAAAAACTAGAACAAAAAAACTAGAATAAAAAAACACGAGGATTTTGAAATCAAAATTGCATCAATATTTTGTAACGTCTGATGCTTCTCTTTTATTTACTTCTCTTATCTCCTCCCTTTTTGTTCCCACTTTCATGCCCTTTTTCCTACTTTGCTTTTTCAATCCTTTTCCTCTCTTGAACACTTTTTGCCTCTGACAGTTGACTGTGAGCGCAGCAAGTCAGTTGAGTTATGTTTAGGTGCTTTGTTTAAGGGATAACTAGTGCATTTGTATGCCTGTTGGAGATTTCTAAAGCTTGTTGATTAATACAAATGACTCAGATTGATGATGTTCCTGCTGTTAACAATagatgtaatataatatataaataatcatTTAATAATTAACTGTTAAATATGTGTCATATTTAAAGATTTTTGGGTTTAGGATAACCAATTGTTGCTATAACAGAAGCAGGAATTAATAACAAATCAGGACAAACATGCTGTGGCAACTTTCCTTTACTGACAGTTTAAACTGGTTTTGTTACCAgtgcagtttctttttttcgGGTTCTGTTTGTCAAGAGGAATTATACTCAAGACTTGTTAGTAGGCTACTCTTGCTGTTTTCTTGAATCAAGTTTTCTTGTAAGTAAATTAAGTTTTAGCCAAGTTACAGACAGAGTACCACCGGATGAGCTACCCTACATGCTAGTCAGATTTAAAGCAGactcagctaacgttagcttaacgttagcttaatgTTAGCTATGTGAAAACACTTGATGTTGGTAGAGAATTAAATAATATGTGTATAATGTCGGTTAACAAAGAGTAATACCACATGTCTGGTGACTTATTGTAATCTAGAAGCTAAATAACTAAACTGTGTAGTTTTAATACTGTGCAACTTCAAAAGTTGTGATGCTAATCGCGATTAGcgcgttagcatgctagtgaCATCAGTGCTACAATGTCTGATAACAAGGCGTCATAATATCAGGGAAACAATGAGCTGtcgccatagactgtatataaatcGCCAGTAGAGCCTTGTTATCAAGTTGTGCAGACGTCAGACTTGATTATATCATTTGTGAAGGTACAGCCACAGGAACTAGCAGGATGAAATGGtacttttgattttattttgaatcacAAAGTCTCAGCTTTGAGATCCATATCAATGTGAAACAAGTAGGCTAACGTTGATATTTAGTTGTTTGCACCCTTGTTGATGATCacatcatgaaaaaaacatcaagtaTGCAAGGCTAAATTACTCCCTTCTTCCATTTTTGCACTTTCAGAGCTCACCTCCTGCTATTTTCATTTGAGTGATATTTCAAATTTTGGTCTTTTGTGGAGCAGTGATTTCCCCCCTGACATGCCTTTTCTTGGATGTATCTACCTGCAGTGTAAATTCATATACATATTTAGATATTATCAGCAACGTATTGgcacatataaatataaaacagatttaaaaaaaaaaaaaagcctggatAAATGCATAATCCAAGTTATGAGAACCTTTCATAAGGATTATGGCCGCCACACTCGTGTAAACACACCGGCTGTGTCCTGGGCCATCTAGTAGTTCACAGGCTCTGAAGGGGAGCGGTGGGTGGTGGAGCAGTGTCCCGCCCTAAAGAGATGATGAGAAAGTTATAAAGAAATCAGTGAGACAAGGTTCATTGTtctataataatcaataaattcTATGAACTATCTCCAAGTTAAAAGAGAAGTTGGCAGTAAATGTTTTTAGGGGTCTGTTATTTCCTAACAACTTCCATAGAAGTTTcccagaaaaaaagtgaaaaagtgaaaGTAACCAAACATTTCATATGTGTTATACATTGCAATACGTCCGAACTTAGATGGATTGTTTGagtgatgtactgtatgtttagaGTAAAAAATTTGGATTTGGATATTTTCTGATTAGCTTACCTGTTTGCTATTCACGTCTACTTTTTAGTTTCAGTATTTCTAAGCATGTTTCTAAtaacagtttagttttttttttttatgtaaaactgAAGGGAAGTCAATGTGAGTCAAAAGaattaagctagctagctaactcctGCTGAAATATTATCGTTAACAGAATGCATTAGCATCGATATATCGATTCAATGATCCACAATCcaatgcaaagtgaaaatatcgataAATATCGTCTGTAAGATGCGCCTTTAATTTAGATtcccatttatttattctttctattaaaaataatagtttgtttttcatataaatgtctggaagagctcagGAATGGAATTAAATCAAATTTtcgttgcttttttttaattgctttttaaatgtaactgtattaaATGGGCATATATTTCTTCTCATATTGatcgcaggcccctgaattgaatcGAATCAAAATCGTATCGTGACAGATATCAAGCAAATATCTTATCGTTGTCCAAAGGGTCaatataatatcgtatcgtgataaaacttgtgatttacaccccgaataataataaatcattaattaaaataatcatcAACGTGCTGCAGGCTACATTTAGCATGATGTTCGttgaaaactgaaaaaggaTATGACTTCCGAAACCTAATTGTTTGGGTACATAACATACTGACAAGGAATCGTATTGCGATAATTAGCAGTGGTTTTACATTATATACAGTGACAGCAACCTAAAATATCAGTTTCTTTACATTGACTCTTCTTACACCAAAAACTTTACCTCCACTTAAGTACAGTTCCCTCAAACCTTTACTTCAGTGGGGTATTTTGCGTTTTTAGTTACCTGCAGAGTCCTGTGGAGCATTCATAGTTGTTCTGGCAGTAAGCTCCAAATGGTTTACTATTCATGATCCTCCACAGCGGGGTCATCCGAGCTGTCCTCCTCAGTGTTTGGCCGCTTGAATCTGCCTTCTGGTCAGAGCTGGACTGGACCTGTGGGACCAACGGACCTGCACACACCTGGTATTACAACACAAACAGACGGACACACAAAGGTACAGAAATATTCATTAGAAAAGAAACCAAACAAAGGGAAAACCAGGGACAGTGTATTAATTGGCATTGATTTATTACGGTAATTCTCGTACGTAATTCACGTATTTCAcgccattcattttaaaaatgattgtgGTTTTAACAGTGTACCGACTAAATTTACTTTTAGACtttactgtaaaacaaacaaagcagtACAAATCAATATCTGCACTTCTGACCAAATAATCCACGTGGACCTTGATTTAAGATTAACCTGCCAAGGTGAAGAGTTACATTTTCACACTCAAATAAAAGCACTTTTTTATCGGTCATCAAACTGTGAACATACTTTAATAGATACCTTGATATTTGTAAATTGCAATTGTACAATTGTAGTACTAGTACTACTTAATTAGCATTTTTTCAGTTAGGGTTAGTTAGTGTTTAGGTTTTAAAGCACCCTTTCAGCTCTTTGCCTTTTACTTTCATCTGGATCaatttttattaaaagaaatgtacatTGTAGAACATGTGTTTCTAATATTGCAAACACTCAAAAGAAGACTGAATTCTTGTTCGTGCTAACAAGAGAGAAGAAAATCCATCCTTTGATTTAACACCAGGCACATTCATCTGGAATTCGTGAAGTCATGACAGTGCACTCACCTGCTGAACGAGCATTAGCAGCACAATGCACAGTGCCACTGCCACTTTCCTTTGGGTGAAGAAGCCTTTCTTCTGCATCTTTACGCTCTTCACAAAAATCAACGATTTCTGGTCGTTTGTCAGTAAGACCAAGGCTCTTCAGTCTTGAGTAAAGTTGATCTCGACCAGCTACGTTCCCTGATATCTGACACCTTCTGGAGGACTCAACCAACTCAGCTTTAATGGACCCTCTTGAGTCCAAGTAGTGAGTCTGAAGGTTGTGTGGAGCAGGTTCCTGTTAGTCTCTTCAAGTCAGCCTGACTCAGCAAACTCAGCTGTGACACCGGCAAAGAAGGCTGGGCTCTCCTTTATACAGACAGGCCATGATCCCAGGGGAGAGGAAgccagagggagggagaaagagtcaCAGTCCATGCTGTGTCGTCTGGCCCGTCTCTCTTGTTATCTATTTTTTTGGCTCGAATGTGACATTATGTAAAAACTTTTTTACATTATGCCATTTTAGTGTTTTAAGTCAAAAGCTGGTCATCCAACACACTCTTTTTTTGTGATCTGTCTCTCTTACTCTTCTTTTACACGTTGACGTTCAGATAACGTGAGTTAACAGGTGGAGCAAAACGTTGCACGCGTGATTGTAACAATAAAGAAATGGCGACAGAGAGACAGCTGTGGGAAAAGGGTTTAAACAGACGAAGAGGTCCCCGCATGTGTGTGTCACTGAACTTGCAGAAAGATAAGGCTTTATCAATCTGCAGAGTCTGTGTGCTGCAGGTTATCTTTGACTACCGATGTCCTTGATCTGACACAATCTTACCATCTCACTCAAACTATGTAGACAGGATTTAAGAAGTTGTGGTTTACATAAGCagttacacactacacacacgaCGCTGGCACGTGACTTATATATGTGTGCTCCATATATTAGAATATGAAGCTAAAGTCCAGTCCTGAGGCCTTGGTCTTGGTTTGGTTCAGTGGAGAACCAATAGGTTGTGGCTTTTCCTAATTATACATGTGATCTATCAAGCTGCACTCTGCAAAGTAAAGtccaattttgaggtacttgtacttcacttgagtattCCCATTTTATGTTACtattacttctactccactacaattcagggcaaatattttactttacagatttagattaatacaaaatattatttacgaataaaatgtgatttattattataaattaaactacccaacagtttaaaggaacacgccgacgtatcgggactttagcttattcaccgtatcccccagagttagataagtccatacatacccttctcatctccgtgcgtgtcgtaactctgtctgatgaacccaccgctagcctagcttagcccctatcctggaggtaaccggctccatctagcctactgctcccaataagtgacaaaataacaccaacattttcctatttacatgttgtgatttgtaaagtcacagcgtgaacaaataacaaggtcacatgagacacagccatcttctaaccgtatacaaactgggaactataagCTCGTGGATATATactattctcagaaggcgaagcactgctacttctgctacttgggcggagtgatttgcttgcagcacctgagaagcgctgtggtgaggagcagagagtttgcctggagttcgctcagagttggagtaataatcactctgcccaagtagcagaagtagcagaagAAAtttgccttctgagaatatagttcccagtttgtatacggttagaagatgtctgtgtctcatgtgaccttgttatttgttcacgctgtgactttacaaatcacaacatgtaaataggaaaattttggcgttattttgtcacttattgggagcagtaggctagatggagccagttacctccaggatctgggctaagctaggctagcagtgggttcatcagacagagttacgacatgcacggagatgagaagggtatgtatggacttatctaactctgggggatacggtgaataagctaaagtcccgataagtcagcgtgttccttttaaGCAAAATTAGCTCAATATTTATCAGCTGCAGCATTAAAGTGGTAAAcgcattaatgcatcaataaatacagtacaatgaaatgaaatacaatatTCTGAAATAGGCCATTCTGCAGAATGAGTACTTTAAGCATATTCGGCAcattttaatgattattttttttggacttttactttttaacagacagtatttttacacttttgtatAACTACTTTGACTAAGTTAAGTTAAAGATCTGAGGACTTCTTCCAGCGCTAAAAACCAGTACGTGATTGCGTGCACATGACTGAATCTCAACAACTGGGTTAGTAAGACAAAGGTGAGATTGAGAGTGGCAACATTTTTGCAGGATGTGTCttaaaaattttaaaaacaGAATTGGACTTATTGCTGCACAGTGTTTCATTCTGAAAGGCACTCTGTCAGCTTCAAGGGTCAAAAGGTCACCAACTGTGCATTCCTATAAGACATaaattaagataagataagataaacctttattaatccccaCAGGGGAAATTCAGATGTTGCCGCAGCACAAGACAGAAACGATTAgagaagtaaaagtacaaaagaaaaacgaaaagaaaaagaatagaTCAAATAAAAACGAGGTATATACAAATATGTAAAAGAGTAAAAGTACACAAGCAATTAAAAGGTTAGGAGGTAAGTGATAGGTTGAAGTGACAAGTTAAAGTGACATTCACGAGGTAAAGCGATACTCTATGATATGATTGATAGCAGCGAGAATAGATTATATGTAAACAGCATATACCAGAAATATAATATGATGTTGTGAGGCAGCAGAAAGTCATAACAATAAATACCAAGAGATCTGAAGATCTTTCTGTCCATCTGTTATGGCAATATTACAGCAACAATAATGTTCCCATAGCCAGTTTTTATCCAAACTGCTGCATTTTTGTTGAAGGGCAATTTAGGTCAGCCTGGAAATGACAAAGAAGTTTTTATCCAAAGGGCCTGAAGTATGTTTAAACACTCACTGAAACgtaagaaagagaagaaaaaaataaataaaatgaaaagttgATTTAATCAGGGAGAGCAGAGGATCACGAATGGATGTAATGGAAAATTCCTTCGCTGATTCCTGTAAGCTTATTCATCATCGAAACATCCTCCAGAGGGACAGGAGACTGACAGGAATCCTGCGCTACATAGACCCAGAACATCTGTATCATATATTATCACCGAGCATGACTCATCAGATTGTGCCTGACAGGCTGAGCAGCTGCAGAAGTGAAACTGTAGAGATAGAGAAGGCTTCAGAGAAGAGGACAagcaattaaatgtttttttcccatgaTTTTGATGCTGTACTAATGCAGGACACATGCACAGTGTTGGACTTCTGCAACTGGTTTAAATAATTAAAGGGACAAACACTGTggacaaaacacattttcagttaAGTTGAAAAGATTCTAAGTGAAGCTTAATCTGGAAAATCGAAACGATTTACTTTTTGCAGGTTAGATGCACAGCCCCATCTCCTTAAAATTACGTTCCCATTCAAcgaaactgcattctcaattacgttGGGAGAGACACGTATTTTGTCCCGGATAACAATGGTTCTTGACGTATTCTaaccaggcccccaggaagtgcagcaggctttgaagccaatttgaAATAGTCGCCAAACAATGGAATTACAACTTCCGTGTCTGTCACGTGATGCCATGGGGCCCAAAAAGACAAtttcccatagacttacatagcaaaagagacgtctgtaaatcagtggttccTCTTTTTCGAACGTCACAAGCCCCGCGAAATGACTCGTTTCACAATCAAAATGTTATCAACACTGTCCGacaacatttggaaagtctagaagagctgcCCAATTGAATCCTTTCATTTAATCGTttcaggtcggactcaaaccctagaccttctgcgtcgaggtatACACCTCTGTATacgtgtgcctgctctaccaactgagccaccACATCATGCTTGTATGAAACTTTGCACTCTGAAGCATTTTCTAAGATAGGTTTATTCACGTAAACTGCAAGTTTCCACACATCTTTCCGTTGCTCTTGCAAAGTGCAACAACCTGCAGAAGGGGGAGGTGTTGATTGTTGGCACAGTCCCTCAGTGTTGGCAGGAGTTCAAAACCTTGCTAAAAGACTCTTCAGCAGAGTTGAGGCTGACTGTGACGGTTTCATTTCTAACACGGTCAATCCatgaaaaaagaacaaaaaaaaccctgtcTGACCATCCAGTGACGTCTGAACTTTAATCATGCACCGAAGTAGAAGGGAATAATTCCCTTGGACAAACAGATTGAAGAATGGTTGCAGACATGACCTCATCTGACCAGTTTTCAGTCCTCATGTACAATGTGCAGGATGATGTTCACAGAAATAGGTTACTCAGAAAAGCCCTATAATTATGGACGGGCCTTGAACTAAAGCCAATAAAATTCCCCGATAGTGGATTTGGTGACGGCTAGTCTCTGGCAGCGCTTATCTCTCATCACTctctaaaaaaaagtaattcacaATTTAGGGGAAACCtaataatgttttaaaatcaaaatttaCCGGGAAACAAAACAGCCTGTTGTGTAGGCCACTCTCTACTTTCCTAAACAATAACAGATGCATTTACAAATAGCTGTGGATAGGAATAGCTTTACAGTCATTTTACGAAGGCTAACATTTCTCTAGAAACACGAATACCACGCAATCTCTTTCAATAAGTACAAACGTTTATTTAATCTTTGCTATTTTGTTAGCCGAAGTTTTATAATCGGTTTTAGACAAAATAGCAAAGATTGAATAGCAGGATTAtgctcatttaaaatatatatatattacatttgtaTTAAGCCCTGTTGACACCCTGGTGGCACAGGGAAGTTTTTCTGCAATGTCTGCAAAGCTTTGTGAGTTACTAATAGCTAGTTGGTGAACTATACTGCAGCTGGTGAGCTAACCACTTAGCCAGCTGGGAACATGCTAGTGCTATTAAAGATACATATTCATACCATCCACTCCTGTCTCTGCTAGCAAAccatggttgttgtttttttggggcaGACTCTAGTTTTATTAACATGGATGGTGCAAGTATTAGCTTCCTCTGTTAATCTCTTCTCCAGTAAGGATGGAATTGCTATTTGTCAATAATGCAAATAAATGTGTCAAAGTTCACCAAATTTGAACTTGATGCTAAAGAGTTGAACGGACATACCCAATGGAGATGCGCCGTTAGCGTCCATTCCATTGAAACAAACTGATTCCAGTTGAGTATAATCCGCTGGTGCAACCACGCCACTTGACCCAGAATGCTCTTTATGTCACGTTTGTTAATGTGTTCATTCACAGTGGCTCCGCTGCCTCACTTGGGTGACTTTTCGGTGGTACTGTACGGGAATATTCATTTTGTAGAACCTAAAATAATACATATCCAAGTAAAGGTTAAAATCAAGTGCAACTGGAAGTGGTTAAATGTGCCCTGAAGAACCGAGTCCTGTTTTCCTATATTTTAACCCTTCCTTGGATAACTATGACCTGGATGACTGAAAACAGACTAAATAATACTACAACACTTTGCGTCTATGCTGCTTGGGTGTcatgtaattttacatatgtttaaaaatatttaaattaatatcgatatcgcaatattcataatcgatatcgcaatatcgcATTTTGttaatatcgtgcaaccctaatgTCATGGCTATCCGTTCCATTTTACAGCATCAGAGAGAATAATGATAAGCCCAGTTTGACTGATAGGCCATGCAGAGTGATGGTGCATTTTAAGACTCTGCTGCAGGACAAAGCAAACTTAAACTCTGATTGATTAGCAATCAAATATTTAAAGCCCTATCATGCTCACTTGGGTTGATATAACCAGGCAGATCTACATGTATGAATGTAAGATGTGGGCACATTCTGCCTACTTGTTTTTTGGGATATCAGAGTCTCAGATTAAAGATAATATCTAACTTCCTGCATGAATCCTACGTCTGCAAGGCAAATTAAAGCAATGACACAGCATACACTTTACACATTTGTGCCTGTGTgactcatttcatttcatcacctatcacacacatacttctcacacacacacacacacacacacacacacacacacacacacactttctttctcCACACAAGATCCCGTATTAAAACTGAAAAGATGATGTTTCCGTCTTCAATAACTGACTTTTATGGCTCTCTGTCTAATCTGATTAGGAACAGGACACTTCTTCCCGGTGTGACACATCCTTGTGTGTCACTTATGGGAATCAGTCTTGCTAAAGTGTACTTCTGTGAGTGTGTTATTTCAGAACATTGCAACATCTGTCAGCGGAGATTAGGATGAGAAGGACACACGCATATGAAATGAGGAAATAGACAGTCAGGGAGGTCCCGTAAAACTGAGGATTTCCAGTCACTATAATCAAAATGTTACGGTAACAGATCAGCACTTCAGATCCTCAggcaaaataaaagaatattcATGACTGTGCTTGAATTAAACTTGTATTTCTTATAAATCTTCTCATGAAATACACTTTTACTGCAATGCCAGCCTTTGTCACTTGTATGCGGCCTGTTATTAACCCACAGATGCCTTATTTTTGTTCAgtattattttatcattttaaaactCTAAAACAAGCTGCAGTTTGAATTCCTTAACTGCTTTTAAAGAAAACGTCCTTGCATCTCCATATCAGCTTTTTTGCACATGTAAACTCTGGTGGAAAATAGAGATAAATCCCCCACCACAATACCTTGGCATCTGCAGTTATCAACATCAGTTATCTGCTTCGATTGTTTGTGTCCAGTTTGACCTTTTCTCCCACAAGACCTTTCTCAAAGGCCTCTCCTGATAGTGAGGTCAGGGTGAAGTAAGAGGCAAACAAATATTAAACGTTGACTGCAGAGGCCACAGAGATCACTGGATGCAATGCACATTCATTGACCACAATATGAACAAGAAACCAGTCCCATAGCTGAATTCAGGATTTGTGTAATTGTGACAAAGTTTATGTTGTTAGTTAAGAGCACCATCTGTTGGACTCAATGCAACAACGCACTTCCCTGAACAGTTTATATTGGACAACTTCACTCAGAAATAAAGGCTCCGTTTGTACAGGAATCTCGTACAAAATGATTGCTTGAATGAAAGAAAAGTATGTTAATGATTGAGTACTTACttactcctcttcatcccctatGGCACATGAGgcttaaaaaactaaattaaaaagggtaatttttttttttccaaacttgACTTTAGCGAGAgaaattaatcaaatg from Sander vitreus isolate 19-12246 chromosome 19, sanVit1, whole genome shotgun sequence includes the following:
- the leap2 gene encoding liver-expressed antimicrobial peptide 2, whose product is MQKKGFFTQRKVAVALCIVLLMLVQQVCAGPLVPQVQSSSDQKADSSGQTLRRTARMTPLWRIMNSKPFGAYCQNNYECSTGLCRAGHCSTTHRSPSEPVNY